A portion of the Caenorhabditis elegans chromosome III genome contains these proteins:
- the C34E10.12 gene encoding CX9C domain-containing protein (Confirmed by transcript evidence) yields VIAVQNSEN; encoded by the coding sequence GTGATTGCAGTGCAGAATTCAGAAAACTAA
- the ZC155.2 gene encoding Histone H2A/H2B/H3 domain-containing protein (Confirmed by transcript evidence) has translation MRRVSINSFLEPNSPNVPNRVTIPDGDLRRNSDDTATDRISLTNQLGKSAYSTTTEDSIDSETSETRMDSSRTSEISGNVKEDPVSENQYVLENSESSESIVVDLEMPGMTLRSKASPRKRYMSKKEKDLNDEKKNFKDLVLTIGQNQIQDPDEDFQITKEAIDLLQSESDKILLEMFTSSNAIATAGERDILTPTDIQTARHIQMIMKKYKK, from the exons ATGAGACgagtttcaataaattctttTCTAGAACCG aattctccAAATGTTCCAAATCGTGTGACCATACCGGACGGTGATCTACGTCGAAACTCAGATGATACGGCAACTGATAGAATTTCGCTAACAAATCAACTAGGAAAATCTGCATATTCAACAACTACAGAAGATTCGATTGATTCTGAAACTTCTGAAACTAGAATGGATTCATCTAGAACgtctgaaatttccggaaatgtAAAAGAGGATCCGGTATCGGAAAATCAATatgttctagaaaattctgaaagttcaGAAAGTATTGTCGTAGATCTTGAGATGCCTGGAATGACTCTTCGATCCAAGGCCAGTCCTCGAAAACGCTATATgtctaaaaaagaaaaagatcttaacgatgaaaaaaaaaacttcaaggaCCTGGTTCTGACGATTGgccaaaatcaaattcaagaTCCTGATGAAGATTTCCAAATAACAAAAGAAGCAATTGATCTACTTCAATCGGAATCTGATAAAATTCTTCTGGAAATGTTCACATCTTCGAATGCAATTGCAACTGCTGGTGAGAGGGATATTTTGACT cccACCGACATTCAGACGGCTCGACACATTCAAATGatcatgaaaaaatacaagaagtga
- the nex-1 gene encoding Annexin (Confirmed by transcript evidence) — protein MTSPYATIVDAREFNAPMFAEKIDRALRAGEKDAVVNVITSISNAQRQQLREPYKLKYGKDIIQALDKKFSGDLEKAIFALMETPLDYDVKQLKAAMKGLGTDEAVLIEILCSRTVDQLRAIRVTYEKEYGKALEADIAGDTSGEFRDLLVSLVTGSKDGSHDTNDAQAKDDAVRLFADGKAKLAKKDGTHFLHILATQNQYQLRKVFAYFQELAGGSIEKSIEKEFSGDLQKSYLTIVRAASDKQKFFAQQLHASMKGLGTRDNDLIRVIVTRSEVDLELIKAEFQELYSKSLADTVKGDTSGAYRDALLSIINGNHATAH, from the exons ATGACTTCCCCATACGCTACAATCGTCGACGCTAGAGAGTTCAATGCTCCGATGTTCGCTGAGAAGATCGACCGTGCTCTTCGTGCCGGAGAGAAGGACGCTGTTGTCAACGTCATCACCTCGATCTCCAACGCTCAGCGCCAGCAGCTCCGCGAGCCATACAAGCTCAAGTACGGAAAGGACATCATCCAGGCTCTTGACAAGAAGTTCTCTGGAGATCTCGAGAAGGCCATCTTCGCTCTCATGGAAACTCCATTGGATTATGATGTGAAGCAGCTTAAGGCTGCCATGAAGGGATTGGGAACTGACGAGGCTGTGCTCATCGAGATTTTGTGCTCCAGAACTGTTGATCAACTCCGCGCCATTCGTGTGACCTACGAGAAGGAGTATGGAAAGGCTTTGGAAGCTGACATCGCTGGAGATACTTCTGGAGAATTCCGTGATCTTTTGGTCAGCTTGGTCACTGGATCCAAAGACGGATCTCATGATACCAACGACGCTCAGGCCAAGGAT gATGCTGTTCGCCTGTTCGCCGACGGAAAAGCCAAGCTTGCCAAGAAGGACGGAACACACTTCCTTCACATCCTCGCCACTCAAAATCAATACCAGCTCCGCAAGGTCTTCGCCTACTTCCAGGAACTCGCTGGTGGCTCTATCGAGAAAAGCATCGAGAAGGAGTTTTCCGGAGATCTCCAGAAATCCTACCTCACCATTGTCCGTGCCGCTTCCGACAAGCAGAAGTTCTTCGCTCAGCAGCTCCACGCTTCCATGAAAGGACTCGGAACTCGCGATAACGACTTGATCCGTGTCATCGTCACTCGTTCCGAAGTCGACTTGGAGCTCATCAAGGCCGAATTCCAAGAGCTCTACTCTAAGAGCTTGGCCGACACAGTGAAGGGAGACACTTCTGGAGCCTACCGTGACGCTCTGCTCTCCATCATCAATGGAAACCACGCTACTGCCCACTAG
- the C34E10.10 gene encoding rRNA-processing protein UTP23 homolog (Confirmed by transcript evidence), which yields MKVKRLKRANRLLTFYKYNYKFVAPYRVLVDGTFCNAALQEKLNLAEQIPKYLTEETHLMTTNCVLKELEKFGPLLYGAFVIAKQFEIAECTHSTPRAASDCLAHLARRAASGKTKYLIATQDDELTEKLRAIVGTPIMYIKFKTVLLDNISEATKAGCSKEESEIKKLKELKNALIGQQELKKKKKKKGVNPLSCKKKIMKASVDIVRTGERTASGKRKRTKKKGSSMDEE from the exons ATGAAAGTTAAACG actcaAACGAGCAAATCGTCTGTTAACATTCTACAAATACAACTACAAGTTTGTCGCTCCTTATCGTGTATTAGTTGATGGAACATTCTGCAATGCGGCACTCCAAGAAAAGCTCAACCTTGCTgaacaaattccaaaatatctCACCGAGGAGACACACCTAATGACAACAAATTGTGTGTTGAAGGAACTAGAAAAATTCGGACCACTTCTTTATGGAGCTTTTGTCATTGCCAAGCAGTTCGAAATTGCAGAATGTACACATTCAACTCCCCGAGCGGCTTCTGACTGTCTTGCTCATTTAGCTCGGCGAGCTGCAAGTggaaaaaccaaatatttgATTGCAACCCAGGACGATGAATTAACTGAAAAGCTGAGAGCAATCGTTGGAACACCGATTATGTACATCAAATTTAAGACTGTGCTACTTGataat ATTTCTGAAGCTACAAAGGCTGGCTGTTCTAAAGAAGAATCCGAAATCAAGAAGCTAAAGGAGTTAAAAAATGCGCTGATCGGCCAACaagaattgaagaagaagaaaaagaaaaaaggagtCAATCCATTGTCGTGCAagaagaaaattatgaaagcGTCTGTGGATATCGTCAGAACTGGAGAGAGAACTGCTTCAGGAAAGAGGAAAAGGACAAAAAAGAAGGGATCCTCCATGGATGAAGAGTAA
- the C34E10.12 gene encoding CHCH domain-containing protein (Confirmed by transcript evidence): MPKTQQRLLNYATSIAKCPTETSNYGSCVSVQAERIKQGDCSAEFRKLIDCVTKNLKKK, from the coding sequence ATGCCAAAAACTCAACAGCGGCTTCTCAACTACGCCACCTCGATTGCCAAGTGTCCAACCGAAACTTCCAACTACGGATCGTGCGTCTCAGTTCAGGCTGAACGTATCAAACAGGGTGATTGCAGTGCAGAATTCAGAAAACTAATCGACTGtgtgacaaaaaatttgaagaagaaataa